The proteins below come from a single Tenuifilum thalassicum genomic window:
- a CDS encoding rhomboid family intramembrane serine protease — MYGNRNIFSSTPPVVMNLIMINVVMLVITWVLGNTFGIDLNRILGVYVPGSPNFRPYQIVTHMFMHGGLTHLFFNMFALWMFGRVLEQVWGSKRFLIYYLVTGLGAVSIHLLVNYLHILSIQHDAAAMLNTPSPEAFAAFVTRHFPEYYDQVYAKFLDKWYLFPESPVYIDQAAEYIRQLIALQQSIPTVGASGAVYGVLLAFGMLFPNTVLMLIFPPIPIKAKWMVIIYGGLELYLGLTQPGSSIAHFAHLGGMIFGFILIKLWQRRTDIFY; from the coding sequence ATGTACGGAAACAGAAATATTTTTAGCTCAACTCCACCCGTGGTGATGAACCTAATTATGATAAACGTGGTGATGCTTGTTATTACCTGGGTGCTTGGAAATACTTTTGGTATTGACCTGAATAGGATTCTTGGTGTTTATGTCCCTGGCTCACCAAACTTCAGACCGTATCAGATAGTAACCCACATGTTCATGCATGGCGGCTTAACACACCTATTTTTCAACATGTTTGCTCTTTGGATGTTTGGTCGTGTTTTGGAACAGGTTTGGGGAAGTAAACGATTCTTAATTTACTACTTAGTAACAGGCCTAGGAGCGGTTTCTATCCACCTACTGGTTAACTATCTTCATATTCTTTCAATCCAACATGATGCTGCGGCTATGCTAAACACCCCTTCACCCGAGGCATTTGCAGCATTCGTTACACGTCATTTTCCCGAATACTACGACCAGGTTTATGCCAAGTTTCTCGACAAATGGTACCTTTTCCCCGAGAGCCCAGTTTATATTGACCAAGCTGCCGAATATATTCGTCAGCTAATTGCTCTTCAGCAAAGCATTCCTACTGTTGGAGCATCGGGAGCTGTTTACGGAGTTTTATTAGCATTTGGGATGCTTTTCCCTAACACTGTATTGATGCTAATTTTTCCTCCAATCCCAATAAAAGCCAAGTGGATGGTAATAATTTATGGCGGTCTTGAACTATACCTTGGTTTAACTCAACCAGGAAGTAGCATTGCGCATTTTGCACATCTTGGAGGTATGATTTTCGGTTTTATCCTTATAAAACTTTGGCAACGCCGAACCGATATCTTCTACTAA
- a CDS encoding DUF5723 family protein — protein sequence MTTKRLSILFLFIFFLAGSAYTQQSNSLFFMHRIPQSNFINPAVQIDCPVYVGLPLLSSLHLNFNSTGFSYNNIAGGASVNFSSLVSQMHSWDYLSGEFHYTPVSFGFMYDNERYFSFSLTERVESKMFVSKNLMSLFADGNTQYVGGGLSTANPGLNGFYYREFSFGYSQQLQNEMLVGLHAKVLFGLAGVFTRRNPVNIEVDALTYNIDASWNPQIDAAYPLSVTTDAAGNVTGVIAGQFSPLPFFLNFNNPGLAFDLGFVKPGDPITWSGSVLDLGFIWWLKNTNRFENDGHFVYRGATPADLANPDDYVAMLADSINNQIQFTHAPSSFVTFLNPKAYFGATYNLSQNLLAGAHLRAEWYPGRPVVGLTLSAIALANKGNSLALTYSVMNGSFRNVGAAFNLGGKRFQFYMLSDNILAAFYPEKARNANLRFGFNLFFGCTNKSRKPNAPPSMSGNCYWTWSLEQKRRKIK from the coding sequence ATGACGACAAAGAGGCTATCGATTCTGTTTTTATTCATTTTTTTCCTTGCTGGCTCAGCATATACCCAGCAAAGCAATTCGTTGTTTTTCATGCACCGAATTCCACAGTCGAATTTTATAAATCCTGCTGTTCAGATTGATTGCCCAGTTTATGTAGGTTTGCCACTCCTTTCATCTTTACATTTGAATTTTAACTCAACAGGGTTTTCTTATAATAATATAGCTGGTGGGGCAAGTGTTAACTTTTCGTCGCTTGTGTCGCAAATGCATAGCTGGGATTACCTGTCGGGAGAGTTTCATTATACCCCAGTTTCGTTTGGTTTTATGTACGACAATGAACGATACTTCAGCTTTAGCTTGACCGAGCGGGTAGAGAGTAAAATGTTTGTTTCCAAAAACTTGATGTCGCTTTTTGCCGATGGTAACACACAGTATGTCGGAGGTGGACTTTCAACAGCAAACCCTGGGTTGAATGGCTTCTATTATCGTGAATTTTCTTTTGGTTATTCGCAGCAGTTACAAAATGAGATGCTAGTTGGGCTGCATGCAAAAGTTCTTTTCGGTTTGGCTGGTGTTTTTACCCGTCGGAATCCAGTAAATATCGAGGTTGATGCGCTTACTTATAACATTGATGCTAGTTGGAATCCTCAGATTGATGCTGCTTATCCTCTTTCTGTAACGACCGATGCAGCTGGAAATGTAACAGGAGTAATTGCTGGACAATTTAGCCCATTGCCATTCTTCTTGAATTTTAACAATCCTGGATTGGCTTTTGACCTTGGTTTTGTCAAACCAGGCGACCCAATTACTTGGAGTGGTAGCGTATTAGACCTAGGTTTTATTTGGTGGTTAAAAAATACAAATCGGTTTGAAAACGATGGCCATTTTGTATATCGTGGGGCAACTCCTGCCGACCTTGCAAACCCCGATGACTATGTTGCCATGCTTGCCGATTCAATAAATAACCAGATACAGTTCACCCATGCTCCTTCAAGTTTTGTTACTTTTCTTAACCCCAAAGCATATTTTGGCGCAACATATAACCTCTCTCAAAATCTGTTGGCAGGTGCACATTTAAGAGCTGAGTGGTATCCTGGTAGGCCTGTAGTTGGTTTAACTCTGTCGGCTATTGCATTAGCTAACAAGGGGAACTCATTAGCTCTTACCTACTCAGTTATGAATGGCTCGTTTAGGAATGTTGGGGCTGCGTTTAATCTTGGTGGAAAACGATTTCAATTCTACATGCTTTCCGACAACATTCTTGCAGCATTTTATCCAGAAAAAGCACGTAATGCTAATCTCCGTTTTGGGTTTAATCTGTTTTTTGGTTGTACAAATAAAAGTAGGAAACCTAATGCACCTCCTTCCATGAGTGGGAACTGTTACTGGACTTGGAGCCTAGAGCAGAAAAGGCGGAAGATTAAATGA
- a CDS encoding rhomboid family protein, with translation MPIWDEIKSSFRFGSNLTKLIYINLAVFVIFGLLRVFLFIAGASSEWITEMMSVPASLSVLILRPWTLVTYMFYHEGFLHILFNLLWLYWFGQLFLQFFAQRQLTWVYILGGISGAILYILSYNILPAFKGYADVSIAFGASASVLAIVVAVATLQPNFTIYLLFLGPVRLKYLALATIILDVISIPVSNAGGHIAHLGGALLGFVYVTMLRQGTDMAKYFYWIGRLKFPKRRKMKITYTRPESDYDYNYRKAQKQKRIDEILDKIARSGYNSLTKEEKEILFKANNRNIN, from the coding sequence ATGCCAATTTGGGATGAAATAAAAAGTTCGTTTAGGTTTGGGAGCAACCTCACCAAACTCATTTACATTAATCTTGCTGTTTTTGTCATTTTTGGATTATTGCGTGTTTTCCTTTTTATTGCGGGGGCCTCATCGGAATGGATTACTGAAATGATGTCTGTACCTGCCAGCCTTTCGGTTCTGATTTTAAGGCCTTGGACTTTGGTAACCTACATGTTTTACCACGAGGGGTTCTTGCACATTCTTTTTAACCTTTTATGGCTCTACTGGTTTGGCCAGCTATTTTTGCAGTTTTTTGCTCAAAGACAGCTAACTTGGGTTTACATTCTTGGTGGCATTAGCGGTGCAATTCTATACATCCTTTCGTATAACATATTACCCGCATTTAAAGGTTATGCTGATGTTTCAATTGCTTTTGGAGCTTCTGCCTCAGTATTGGCTATTGTGGTGGCGGTGGCAACCCTACAGCCAAACTTTACCATTTACCTATTATTCCTTGGCCCTGTTAGGCTTAAATACTTGGCACTTGCAACCATTATTCTTGATGTCATAAGCATCCCCGTTTCAAATGCTGGTGGGCATATAGCCCATTTAGGTGGCGCTCTTTTGGGCTTCGTTTATGTTACCATGCTACGCCAAGGTACCGATATGGCCAAATACTTTTACTGGATTGGTAGGCTGAAATTCCCAAAACGTCGGAAGATGAAGATAACCTACACCAGGCCTGAGTCGGACTACGATTACAACTACCGTAAAGCCCAAAAACAGAAAAGAATCGATGAAATTCTTGATAAAATTGCACGTTCTGGTTACAACAGCCTCACAAAGGAGGAAAAAGAAATCCTCTTTAAAGCAAATAACCGAAATATAAACTAA
- the mutL gene encoding DNA mismatch repair endonuclease MutL, with protein sequence MADVIQLLPDSIANQIAAGEVVQRPASVVKELLENSIDAGARNITLIVREGGKSLIQVIDDGIGMSETDARLCFERHATSKIRTADDLFNIRTMGFRGEALASIAAVAEVELKTRRTIDEVGTEVNISASELVSQQPIACQAGTQISIKNLFFNVPARRKFLKSDSVELKHIISEFQRVSLAYPEVAFTLNHNGNDLYKLPPSGLKQRIVGLFGKNINQHLIDISTQTSIVKLGGYIGKPECAKKSAGEQFFFVNGRFMKNPFLHKAIMNAYDRLLPSGAYPSYFIYFDIDPQSIDVNIHPTKTEIKFEDERMIWQILHAAVRESLGKFSVTPSIDFDTPGFDIPYLPKNAPITFPSIDIDPTYNPFDEQPKGAPTHKSGGNKQSVTGWEQLFGDMPEEPNPVQTRIETFESEGMKATTSDTSNRFYQLKGKYILTNVKSGLMIIDQKRAHERILYEQYMAGMQSNTNIKQKELFPKTIELLPADYELLISNADELAKFGMEISNLNHNTISVNSLPASSSVTDPAKLIENLLAIMNENHALPFSDAKHRIALSMAKASAIGYGKVLSNFEMQEIVDKLFACSEPNITPDGKKIIDILELDEIERRLK encoded by the coding sequence ATGGCCGATGTTATTCAACTACTTCCCGATTCAATAGCTAATCAAATTGCTGCTGGAGAGGTTGTTCAACGCCCTGCGTCGGTAGTTAAGGAGTTGCTTGAAAACTCAATAGATGCAGGTGCGCGAAACATTACACTTATTGTTCGCGAGGGAGGTAAATCGCTAATTCAAGTTATCGACGATGGCATAGGCATGTCGGAAACCGACGCAAGGCTTTGCTTTGAGCGGCATGCAACCTCAAAAATACGCACTGCCGACGACCTCTTTAACATTCGCACCATGGGATTTAGAGGCGAAGCACTTGCCTCAATTGCTGCAGTTGCAGAGGTTGAACTCAAAACTCGACGAACCATCGATGAGGTAGGTACAGAGGTTAACATTTCTGCCTCGGAACTGGTTAGCCAACAACCCATTGCCTGCCAAGCAGGAACACAAATTTCAATTAAAAACCTCTTTTTCAATGTCCCAGCACGAAGAAAATTCCTTAAAAGCGATTCGGTTGAACTAAAACACATCATTTCTGAGTTTCAAAGAGTCTCACTCGCCTATCCTGAAGTCGCTTTCACCTTGAATCATAATGGTAATGATTTATATAAACTACCGCCTTCGGGTCTTAAACAACGAATAGTTGGTCTATTTGGGAAAAACATTAATCAGCATCTTATTGATATATCAACCCAAACCAGCATTGTTAAACTTGGTGGCTATATAGGAAAGCCTGAGTGCGCAAAAAAGAGCGCCGGTGAACAATTCTTTTTTGTAAATGGGCGCTTCATGAAAAACCCGTTCTTACATAAGGCCATAATGAATGCCTACGACAGGCTTTTACCCTCAGGGGCTTATCCATCGTATTTTATTTACTTTGACATTGACCCCCAATCAATAGATGTGAACATTCATCCTACAAAAACCGAAATAAAGTTTGAGGATGAGCGCATGATATGGCAAATCCTTCATGCTGCTGTTAGGGAATCGCTTGGCAAATTTTCCGTTACCCCCTCAATCGATTTTGATACACCTGGATTCGACATACCATACCTGCCCAAAAATGCTCCTATAACTTTTCCCTCAATTGATATCGACCCCACTTATAACCCCTTCGATGAGCAACCAAAAGGAGCACCTACGCATAAAAGTGGCGGAAACAAACAGTCGGTTACTGGCTGGGAGCAACTTTTTGGCGACATGCCCGAAGAACCCAACCCCGTTCAAACCCGAATAGAGACTTTTGAATCGGAAGGAATGAAAGCAACCACTTCCGACACTTCAAATCGATTTTACCAGCTAAAAGGTAAATACATACTGACTAATGTAAAGTCGGGATTAATGATTATCGACCAAAAACGCGCCCACGAACGAATTCTGTATGAGCAGTATATGGCTGGAATGCAAAGTAACACCAACATAAAACAGAAGGAACTTTTCCCTAAAACCATTGAACTTTTACCAGCCGACTACGAACTTCTTATCAGCAATGCCGATGAGCTAGCTAAGTTTGGAATGGAGATAAGCAACCTTAACCATAATACAATTAGCGTAAATAGCTTGCCAGCAAGCTCTTCGGTTACCGACCCCGCCAAGCTCATTGAAAATCTTCTTGCCATTATGAATGAAAACCACGCGCTGCCTTTTTCCGATGCTAAACATCGCATTGCCCTAAGCATGGCTAAAGCCTCGGCAATTGGATACGGAAAAGTGCTCAGCAACTTTGAAATGCAAGAAATTGTTGACAAGCTATTCGCATGTAGTGAACCAAATATCACTCCTGATGGTAAAAAGATTATTGACATCTTGGAACTTGACGAAATTGAACGGAGATTGAAATAG